Proteins found in one Prunus dulcis unplaced genomic scaffold, ALMONDv2, whole genome shotgun sequence genomic segment:
- the LOC117613755 gene encoding uncharacterized protein LOC117613755 — MNRNVNGVVKSKSVSVSDIALGDRDDEVITIIPEEKFFSFHRPFSRSDAADLQESWPQLESALKEYGIACALDHDQYFITSSTTPSTVGAAVSKTRHLHLLLSVRVPVHRALRILKGPYDIIRTGHHFDGICTKYKIKRNDLVVVIGGSDQGLKLVRQIVSGCIVRTMPLGVTRLRDYLKVFLGVKKLSL, encoded by the exons ATGAATAGAAACGTCAACGGCGTCGTCAAGTCTAAGTCTGTGTCTGTGTCTGATATCGCTTTAGGGGACAGAGATGATGAAGTCATCACTATAATACCAGAAGAGAAATTCTTCTCTTTCCATAGGCCCTTCTCTAGATCCGATG CAGCTGATTTGCAAGAGTCTTGGCCGCAGTTGGAATCTGCTTTAAAAGAGTATGGCATTGCATGTGCACTGGATCAT GATCAGTATTTCATTACATCGTCAACAACCCCGAGTACGGTAGGAGCTGCTGTTTCCAAGACAAGACATCTTCATTTACTTCTGTCAGTCAGAGTTCCTGTTCATCGG GCATTAAGAATACTGAAAGGTCCATATGACATCATCCGCACTGGGCATCATTTTGATGGGATTTGCACAAAATATAAGATCAAGAGG AATGATCTGGTTGTGGTCATAGGGGGTTCAGATCAAGGATTGAAGCTAGTGAGGCAGATTGTGTCTGGCTGCATTGTACGCACGATGCCTCTTGGTGTCACGAGATTAAGAGATTATCTTAAGGTGTTCTTGGGTGTTAAAAAGTTGAGCTTGTGA